The segment aagctttgttttgctattgAAAATAGCTCTTTTTTGCTCAGTCATTTATCGTCTGCTAAACGGAAACTTTTAGGATTCATTTTAGGCTGAGAAATTAGCTCAATTGGACCTCGCTTGGGAGCCGTTTAGTGCATTTATGGCGCTTGAGTGGGTTTGCAATGAAAGCCCCGAAATTGCATTTTGTCCAATCGCGAAACATTTGAAATTACTGACATCTGGTGGTCACGCTCGAAAACTGGCAAACATAACgatcagccctctacgttagcGTTACGCATATACATACTTCTTTTTTATCTCGAACCCAAGAAGCATTTTTGCTGAACGAATGTTTAAACCGTCCTaaatacaggtattccccgatatatgCCATATTCGATATATGCGATTTCACTATACGCtattttataaatttgacagttttttttaagcaaataGTGCTAATTTCATCCATCGACTGTCGATATTCCTCGAAATCCCTTTTGTTCGAATTataaaaaccatttaaaaggtataaaattgtaatcttcagttgaaatcagatcaaataactaaattGGTAGCTAAAACCGACCACTTGAAGCAAATctgtacaatttgctcaaagaactgtcaaattttgaaaaccgtgtatctcggagACTTCTTGTATTGATATTCAAGATCGGGTAGTTTGCAGAATGTTTGTAAATGTGTATGTAATGGATATCAgcaagaaatgtaaaaaaaaacatcaatttttTCTTTATGACATCCTTTAACtgtaaaaatcaaaatcgtcatATCTGCAAATCGTCGTACCTCGAGGGGATCATAACTTGGGGGACGCCTGTAACAGGAATACTAAAGTTTAATTTGTGTTAAATTGCTGTGGTGCACTGCCGAAGCGTAGTACAGTATTTCCCCGAGTTatgcgaataatgcgttctgGAGACATTCGTATAACTCGaattttcgcgtaagtcgaatatcacgaTTTACAGCCAAAATATACTTGAgtaataatgatttttgattgaatttaacaCATTTATGCAATTTATTACTTATTCAATGCGATTCGTGTGAAAAATTCGGTTATTTCTGTCTGTTTAgtgatttcaattttttaaaaggattgaaaattatttttcattagaCAATTGGCGAAGAAAatggtactgatttgacatctgaattgtcaaaaataaaaatttgtgtAACTCGAATATTACAATGCGTTAAAATGCGTTACATTTCATCTATCATTTTTCGTTATGATCATCATTTGTTCAATGGCAATATTTCTGGATTTTCCtgtttatttcaaaaactgtgCACATATTCATTCACAAACATTGAAAATTAAGTTGCGATTATTTTGTATCCGTTTTGGTGTGCAAACAAGTACAAAAATTTTCATGCAACAgataaacatgaaacaaatcgatttgtttctcttgctgcaaaaatgttcccgcaacatgagtttgacagtttgtcCAGTACGATTTGGCAACAAATGTTGTGGCAACATTTTCATAGACCCGGGCCTAAGTCGTGATTATCTATCAATTTCATTCAGAGCTCATCCACGACGATTAAATGAGGCGTTGGCccaaaatgctgcttgggtttgAGATAAAcaagcgttacgcgtaacgatAACGTAACGTAACGAGGGCTGAGCCTTCCTAGTCAGACAAATCGGACTTAATTTACCCCTATCTTACcgctaaattaccggtaatttaagaGTAATGTAACGGTAAATTAGCAAtcgttaatttacccattcgagcagtttggcGGCCGCGAATTTCCGGTCCttgtattttcggcctaacagttttgaacacatttaaaacaatactctttttgttcttatttatatcttttcactgacaacaaacgacaacacttcgtaccgctaaattgctcttaaattactgttacggccaagctacacgtaccggacgacatcggacgatgccataaatCCGTTAatgccaactgtcaaatcccatacaaaatcgGCCCGCTGTGATCCGACACGGCCCGGCCCGACGCGAATCTCTTGTCTGCGGTCCTACGttttatggcatcgtccgatgtcgtccggtacgtgtagcttggccgtTATGAGGTTTCTTTACTGACCATTTTAATCACCGGACGAGCTcacaaactgctcgaattggCTTGTCGTGACGGTTACGCACAGGAGCGAACAGTGTGAATGGGCCCTATGTTGACTTTGTGTGTCAGTTTGTTCCGCATCTAACGTCATCTCTGTTCACATaggcaacaacacacaccgcTTGCAATATCGCTCAAACAAAGGTATAAATAGTAAGGTTCGAGTTGTACGCTCACGCAGCCTATTAAAGGTGAATTTAAAAACAGTTTCCACAGCCTCAAGCCGTACCCCGTCCGATGGACGAATGAGAAGCAATCAGCCATGCCACACATCGAGCTACGACCGGACCAGAAGCTGCTGAAACCGAACTTCGACGGGTACAAGCTGTCCCTCGAACCGGTGCCGGTGCTCTCGACCGAGTTTTCGCCCACCAGTCACCCGCACCGTGTTAAAACGAACGATTGCTCCTACTACCATGCCCGACTGTTTGGCATGCAGAATCACCTGGTGCGTGATCCATGGGCGCCGGGCCAGTGCTACTACCTCGATTCGATCGGGCTGCTGCAGCGGGTGTGCTATGACAGTGCGCAGGGCCGGATGCTGCCGATCGCGGCCGTCTACAAGCTCCCAACGGTATCATCGAACGGCAGCAATGGGGAGGAGGACGTCGCTGCGCGCTACAACTGTTCGCTGCTGTTCCCATCCGAGCACCACTGCCTGCTGTCGGACGGATGCGGTACCGTGCGCGTGCTGGAAACCGGAGACCGCAACACCGGTCGCGAATGGAAAGCACAAAGCACACTCCGACCGGTGGAGCATAATCTCGCGCAAGGCGTCCTACCCGGCGGTGGCGTCCTGCTCGATGGGCGATACGTCGTACGCGACGGCAAACGCTTGCTGCACTTTCTGACGCTCCAGCTCGACGGGCAGCCGGAGGCAAAATCCAAATGCCTGCTGCACTGGCATACGCTCGAACAGCAGCAGTCGGGCCCGCCCGCCTGGACACTGTGTGCCTCCCGGACGCTGGCGAGCAACGGCTATCCGAGATTTTGCGCGCTCGACTATCACGCGGCCGCCGTGCTGGTCGCTTCCGACCAGCCCTACCGCTTCGTGTACGATTCGGAGCGCCCGGTCGTGGGCCCGGAACCGAAGCCGACGAAAAGCGAATCGGTGGAACCTCCCGCGGCCTGGGAGCAGTTTCCCTTCCGCTGGACGCAAACGCCGGACGAGGTGAACGTGACGTTCGACAAGCACAAGGACGTGCAGTATCGGGTGGTGTGCGAACCGTCTTCCGGCCCGAACGAACCCTCGCTGCTGCAGGTGTTCGCTAACGACACCGTCGTGATCGATGGCGCACAGCTGTTTGCTGCGATCGACCACGACAGCACGACCTGGTCCATGGATCCGAAGCTGTTCGACATCGCAATGCGCAAGCAACAGCCCGGCGTAATGTGGCCGTTCCTGTTCCCGGGCGCCCCGGACGAAGCCGTGCCGGAGGCGGGGGATACTAGCAGGCCACCGCCCGACGTAGATTTACCGCCCGCCCCCAACCTAAGTGCACCGCTGGAACCGTGCGATTTCGAGAGCGGCCAGGACACTTACTACACGCTCGAGCGGCTGTCCGCGGCCGACCACACGGTCACGCATACCGCTTCGCTCGGCCACGGGCCGCCACTGTTCGCGGTGACGTTGCGTGCCGGGCTGCCGGCCACCTTCGCGACCCGCCACGACGTCGATGCCTGCCTGTGGCAGCTGCAGCCGGTACCGCTCGGGGCGGAGGACTGCCGCCTGCAGCACGAGGGCACACTGCACGCGTTCGGCTACGTGCAGGCGTCGAAGCGCCAGCAGAAGTATCTTGGCTGTGCGCCGGATTTGGGGTACGGGGTGGTGTGCGAGTCCCACCGGGGTGTCTATCTGTACAAGGGGAGCTACGGTGCGAGCGGGGCCGGTTTGCGCAACCGCACCGGGGCGCAGGTAACGATCGGGCAGCATCAGTTCGTAAGCCTGAAGGACGTCGGGGAGGTTTTGGGCATTGCCTGCGAAAACGACGTGCTGATACTGCTAGCGGAGAAGGCAATCTTGGCGTTGCAACTGACCGTGGAGTAAagagggcggggggggggggggaggtgtatTCCAAAGCCTTGCTTTTATTTAGCCTCAGAACGCTAGGAAACACGCCCATTCGGAAAAGAACAGCATTATTGTATCATCCTTCTGTAGCCTTTCTGCGCGATCTTCCCACTTCGCGATTGTTCTGTACATTTCCAAATCAGCTTACCTAACCCACTATTTCTgcaatgaaaaattaaaagattttattaaaaaaaaacctgtgaCTGTAATTTAGTTAaggtaaataaacaaacacaatgaAACCTGCATCAGAACGACGCCTTTAAGAATGATAGGGATAAGGTAGAAGATCATCGAATACCCGAACATTCACGTTAATGTGGAATGGTATGTCATCTTCAGGTCGCTTTTAGGCCTTGCGTGAAAGTAATGgggaaattttgtttttaacatattgaaataataaattaaatgcatgTCCTTGTGAATCTGCGCTTTGTTCACGGTGGAAAATAGAATGGTCAGCGGAAAATCACATGGAAAagcatttaattcattatttcataATGTGTTAGTTGTTGGGGAATTGAATGTCCTTActtttggtgtacgataagccaTATTCTGTTAATTGTTTACGGAAATATAGCAGAAAATAccaaaatttcacgttcaagTTCTCTGCAACTGTAATCCGGGCTTAAGGTATCATTAAACGACCATGTGAAAGTGGAGGTGAGATATTGGTTTTGCATTATTATCACTTTACAAATTCTACTAGATTTCCTACGCTGCATATGCACTACCAGGTATGGTTTGTCGACTGGAGCTGGAACTGTATCGAGGTACAAGTATCGTACCAAATCGGAATCTGGAACAGTTCCAGGTACTGTTCCAGAAAATTACTGCAATCGGGAGCTATTTCTGGTCCGGTATGAGTTCACGAGCGTTTCCATGACCAATACGGATTTGAGAATCAGCCCCAGGAccgttatgggttcatgataggtgcAAGGACCGATATGGATTCAGTATCAGTACCCAGACCGGAATGGGTTCAGTATttgttccaggaccggtatgagttcATTCTCAGTTTTAGGACTGGTTAGGGTTCATGATCGATCATCTCAGTTCtaggaccggtatgagttcATGATCGATTCAAGGACCGGTACAGGTTCAGCATCAATTCCTGGATCGGTAtcggttcatgataggttcaaggaccggtatgggttcagaatcagttccagaaccGTTATGAGTTTATcatcggttccaggaccggtataggttcatTGTTAGTcacaggaccggtatgggttcattaTATAACCCAGAACCAGTGTAGGTTTTGTATGAGCCCCAataccggtatgggttcatgatcatTTCCTGAAGCAAGTTTGGTAATGGTCTCTCAAGTGGTTGTCATCAGCTACTGATTTTAATTGGGTTTTAAAGCTCATAATCTCGGCGCACACTTCTGAATACAAGAGATCCttgaaatttcaatttaactAATATCTTAAAAATGACGGATCATATAAAAGGCCTTTAGATGGCAAAAGAAAGGACATTCTTGCTGTTGTTCGATTATTTACACagatttttgtgaaatattACATTGACCAGATGTCTTCATCACTCTCCGCTGCAATTGTGATTTCGCCGTGAAAACATCATGAACATTTTACACCagataaataaatgtaaattgCAATAAGGTTTCTGTATAACTTTAGTATAAATAGTTGAGgtattaaatgtaaaatagcaaagaaaaaataatgcaaaaaaaactacaattttTACCACAAACAGAAGCATGCGAATAGATCCAGTAACAGTGATGgggacgctttgtttttagattgaaaatatttataatttcaaaaaaaaaataacgtaCAAACTAATGTGCATTAGAGTATGACTGACTTAATTACATACACCCACCGCCTACTTTCATCATGTCGCAGTGGAACTAACCAAGACTGCGTTTAGAGCTGCGTTTGGGCTGCGCGGGCGAGATCGTGCTTGGGCTTAGAACAAGTGTGCCACCTCCTTGCAGGCGGACTGCAGGTCCGGATACCGATACTGGAACCCGTACTCCAGCACACGCTGCGGTACCACCTTCGCGCCGTTCGTCAGCAGCACCGCCCGCTCCGCGGCGAACACGAGATTCAGCGCGAACAGCGGCATGGGAAAGAAGGCGGGCCGGACCAGGGCGGCCGCGAACGCCTTGGTAAAGTCCGCATTGGTGGCCAGCTCCGGGGCGACCCCGTTCAGCACCCCGCTTACCTCAGGCCGCTCGATCGCGAACCGTATCAGCCCGCACAGGTCGTCCGCGTGTATCCAGGGCAGATCGTGCTTGCCGTCGCCGACCGGACCGCCGAGCCCGAACCAGAACGGCAGTATCAGCGACTGGATCATGCCGCCCTCCCGTCCAAGCACGACGCCGCTTCGTACGCGCACCACGCGGCAGATCGAGTTGTCCGACAGCGTGGCGGCCCGCTCCCACTCGATGCACAGCCGGGACATGAAGTCGTAGTCGGACACCTTGGACAGCTCGGTGTGCTTCTGGCTGCCCGGCGCGTAATGGCTGACGCCGGAGATGTTGACGAACACGGCCGGCTTGACCGTGGCGCGCTCGATCGCCCGCGCGCAGGCCGCCGTCGTGTTGATGCGCGAGTTCCACACGTTCTGCTTGAAGCCGGGCGTCCACCGGCGGGTGGGATCGAGCACATTCTGGCCGGCCAGGTTCACGACGGCCGTCGTACCGCTCGGCAGGCCCTCCTTCTCCAGCTCGTGCCAGCTGATGTGCTTCGGGCCCGGCATGCGCGAAATCGTCGTCACCTCGTGACCTTCAGCGAGCAGCGTCTTTACCAGCCGGCGGCCGATGAAGCCGGTGCCGCCACctagaaaaaaaaggggaggGGATCGTCGTTGAACTTAGCATTTGAGCgagtgcgtttgtgtgtgtgtgtgtgtgtgtgtgtgtgtgtgtgtgtgtgtgtgtgtgtgtgtgtgtgtgtgtgtgtgtgtgtgtgtgtgtgtgtgagtacgtgtg is part of the Anopheles gambiae chromosome X, idAnoGambNW_F1_1, whole genome shotgun sequence genome and harbors:
- the LOC1272419 gene encoding epimerase family protein SDR39U1 isoform X1; the protein is MSHVVIGGGTGFIGRRLVKTLLAEGHEVTTISRMPGPKHISWHELEKEGLPSGTTAVVNLAGQNVLDPTRRWTPGFKQNVWNSRINTTAACARAIERATVKPAVFVNISGVSHYAPGSQKHTELSKVSDYDFMSRLCIEWERAATLSDNSICRVVRVRSGVVLGREGGMIQSLILPFWFGLGGPVGDGKHDLPWIHADDLCGLIRFAIERPEVSGVLNGVAPELATNADFTKAFAAALVRPAFFPMPLFALNLVFAAERAVLLTNGAKVVPQRVLEYGFQYRYPDLQSACKEVAHLF
- the LOC1272452 gene encoding nudC domain-containing protein 1 translates to MPHIELRPDQKLLKPNFDGYKLSLEPVPVLSTEFSPTSHPHRVKTNDCSYYHARLFGMQNHLVRDPWAPGQCYYLDSIGLLQRVCYDSAQGRMLPIAAVYKLPTVSSNGSNGEEDVAARYNCSLLFPSEHHCLLSDGCGTVRVLETGDRNTGREWKAQSTLRPVEHNLAQGVLPGGGVLLDGRYVVRDGKRLLHFLTLQLDGQPEAKSKCLLHWHTLEQQQSGPPAWTLCASRTLASNGYPRFCALDYHAAAVLVASDQPYRFVYDSERPVVGPEPKPTKSESVEPPAAWEQFPFRWTQTPDEVNVTFDKHKDVQYRVVCEPSSGPNEPSLLQVFANDTVVIDGAQLFAAIDHDSTTWSMDPKLFDIAMRKQQPGVMWPFLFPGAPDEAVPEAGDTSRPPPDVDLPPAPNLSAPLEPCDFESGQDTYYTLERLSAADHTVTHTASLGHGPPLFAVTLRAGLPATFATRHDVDACLWQLQPVPLGAEDCRLQHEGTLHAFGYVQASKRQQKYLGCAPDLGYGVVCESHRGVYLYKGSYGASGAGLRNRTGAQVTIGQHQFVSLKDVGEVLGIACENDVLILLAEKAILALQLTVE
- the LOC1272419 gene encoding epimerase family protein SDR39U1 isoform X2 → MPGPKHISWHELEKEGLPSGTTAVVNLAGQNVLDPTRRWTPGFKQNVWNSRINTTAACARAIERATVKPAVFVNISGVSHYAPGSQKHTELSKVSDYDFMSRLCIEWERAATLSDNSICRVVRVRSGVVLGREGGMIQSLILPFWFGLGGPVGDGKHDLPWIHADDLCGLIRFAIERPEVSGVLNGVAPELATNADFTKAFAAALVRPAFFPMPLFALNLVFAAERAVLLTNGAKVVPQRVLEYGFQYRYPDLQSACKEVAHLF